From Pulveribacter suum, a single genomic window includes:
- a CDS encoding ABC transporter ATP-binding protein, with product MRTGATAADLPVLQAHDLTIGHSVRRVAQGLTFELAGGEVLCLLGANGSGKTTLLRTLLGLLAPLSGQVRVAGQDVAAWGRAAFARQVGYVPQAHAGWFPYTVLDVVLMGRAARLGRFATPGAADRQRALQCLQALGIAHLQAHSALAISGGERQLALIARALAQEPRLLVLDEPTASLDFGNQIRVLEHVARLRAAGMAVLMTTHQPEHALRVADRIALLGAGRLQAIGAPRATATPAALARLYGVSEQAISAGLGTFSPDKDTSA from the coding sequence ATGCGGACGGGCGCGACCGCTGCCGACTTGCCCGTACTGCAGGCGCACGACCTGACCATCGGCCACAGCGTGCGCCGCGTGGCGCAGGGCCTGACCTTCGAGCTGGCCGGCGGCGAGGTGCTGTGCCTGCTGGGCGCCAACGGCAGCGGCAAGACGACGCTGCTGCGCACGCTGCTGGGCCTGCTGGCGCCACTGTCGGGACAGGTGCGCGTGGCCGGGCAAGACGTGGCTGCCTGGGGCCGCGCGGCGTTCGCGCGCCAGGTCGGCTACGTGCCGCAGGCGCACGCCGGATGGTTTCCCTACACCGTGCTGGACGTGGTGCTGATGGGCCGCGCCGCGCGCCTGGGGCGCTTCGCCACGCCCGGCGCGGCCGACCGGCAGCGGGCGCTGCAGTGCCTGCAGGCGCTGGGCATCGCCCACCTGCAGGCACACAGCGCCCTGGCGATCAGCGGCGGCGAGCGCCAGCTGGCGCTGATCGCCCGCGCGCTGGCGCAGGAGCCGCGCCTGCTGGTGCTGGACGAGCCTACCGCCAGCCTGGACTTTGGCAACCAGATCCGCGTGCTGGAGCACGTCGCGCGCCTGCGCGCCGCCGGCATGGCGGTGCTGATGACCACTCACCAGCCCGAGCACGCGCTGCGTGTGGCCGACCGCATCGCGCTGCTGGGCGCCGGCCGCCTGCAGGCCATCGGCGCGCCGCGCGCCACCGCCACGCCGGCCGCGCTGGCGCGCCTGTACGGCGTGAGCGAGCAGGCCATCAGCGCCGGCCTGGGAACCTTCTCTCCCGACAAGGACACCTCTGCATGA
- a CDS encoding class I SAM-dependent methyltransferase produces MTIAAIDFNLLYQHHLALAGRTRKDASAWDGRAAGMAARAVGSRYAEEFIERMDLSGARSLLDVGCGPGTIALALAPRLEQVVGLDYSAAMLQAMREQAAARGLSHVQTRYRAWEDDWSDVPVCDIAVASRSTTVADIGAALAKLQRHARRRVYLTHLVGGHFTDPAIQEAIGRRVPAMPDYIYLLNILHARGIHPQLSYLAQESRLAGAVDFDDFARRVAWSMGGLDEAETARLRGWYAQATPAQREGAPMRWAFISWETAPC; encoded by the coding sequence ATGACCATCGCCGCCATCGACTTCAACCTGTTGTACCAGCACCATCTGGCCCTGGCCGGGCGCACGCGCAAGGACGCCAGCGCCTGGGATGGCCGCGCCGCCGGCATGGCCGCGCGCGCCGTGGGCAGCCGCTATGCCGAGGAGTTCATCGAGCGCATGGACCTGTCGGGTGCGCGCTCGCTGCTGGACGTGGGCTGCGGCCCCGGCACCATTGCCCTGGCGCTGGCGCCGCGCCTGGAGCAGGTGGTCGGCCTGGACTACAGCGCCGCCATGCTGCAGGCGATGCGCGAGCAGGCGGCCGCGCGCGGCCTGTCCCACGTGCAGACGCGGTACAGGGCGTGGGAAGACGACTGGAGCGACGTGCCGGTGTGCGACATCGCCGTGGCCTCGCGCTCGACCACCGTGGCCGACATCGGCGCCGCGCTGGCCAAGCTGCAGCGCCATGCGCGCCGGCGGGTGTACCTGACCCACCTGGTCGGCGGGCATTTCACCGACCCGGCGATTCAGGAAGCCATCGGCCGGCGCGTGCCCGCCATGCCCGACTACATCTACCTGCTCAACATCCTGCACGCGCGCGGCATCCACCCGCAGCTGTCGTACCTGGCGCAGGAGAGCCGCCTGGCCGGCGCCGTGGACTTCGACGACTTCGCGCGCCGCGTCGCCTGGTCCATGGGCGGGCTGGACGAGGCGGAGACCGCCCGCCTGCGCGGCTGGTACGCGCAGGCCACCCCGGCCCAGCGCGAGGGCGCGCCGATGCGCTGGGCCTTCATCTCCTGGGAGACCGCGCCATGCTGA
- a CDS encoding TOBE domain-containing protein encodes MLKSSARNQFSGHISRVVPGAVNDEIEIDVPGLGPVVAIVTHGSASAMGLKEGASAVALIKASSVILVAQDQGMRFSARNHLQGRVARVTPGAVNTEVVLEAAGGASVVAIVTNESAQNLQLAEGKQAGALFKASSVIVGVPA; translated from the coding sequence ATGCTCAAAAGCAGCGCTCGCAACCAGTTCTCCGGCCACATCTCCCGTGTGGTTCCGGGGGCCGTGAATGACGAAATCGAGATCGACGTCCCCGGGCTGGGGCCGGTGGTGGCCATCGTCACGCACGGCAGCGCCAGCGCCATGGGGCTGAAAGAGGGCGCTTCGGCCGTTGCGCTGATCAAGGCGTCTTCAGTGATCCTGGTCGCGCAGGACCAGGGTATGCGGTTTTCCGCGCGCAATCATCTGCAGGGCCGCGTGGCGCGCGTGACGCCAGGCGCCGTCAATACCGAAGTGGTGCTCGAAGCCGCAGGGGGCGCCAGCGTGGTGGCCATCGTCACCAACGAGAGCGCCCAGAACCTTCAGCTGGCCGAAGGCAAGCAGGCAGGCGCGCTGTTCAAGGCATCAAGCGTCATCGTGGGTGTGCCGGCCTGA
- a CDS encoding molybdate ABC transporter permease subunit, with translation MSVLAACQGNALGLTAQVLAWALALHLTLGTLLAWLLARRPFAGRAVLDALVTLPLVFPPIVLGYGLLLALGREGWLAAWLPAALRPHIVFSQTGLVIAAFVAGLPLMVKPAQAAFAGVAPRLREAAALLGHRPWAVFWRIDVPLARRGVAAGLVLALGRGLGEVGLSLMLGGNIAGRTETLSLAIYNHVMDGNLACANGLSLLLGAVALAAFFILRRWGAL, from the coding sequence GTGAGCGTGCTGGCCGCTTGCCAGGGCAACGCCCTCGGGCTCACGGCGCAGGTACTGGCCTGGGCTTTGGCCCTGCACCTGACGCTGGGCACGCTGCTGGCCTGGCTGCTGGCGCGCCGGCCGTTTGCCGGGCGCGCGGTGCTGGACGCGCTGGTCACGCTGCCGCTGGTCTTTCCGCCCATCGTGCTGGGCTATGGCCTGCTGCTGGCGCTGGGGCGCGAGGGCTGGCTGGCGGCCTGGCTGCCGGCGGCGCTGCGGCCGCACATCGTGTTCTCGCAGACCGGGCTGGTGATTGCGGCCTTCGTGGCCGGGTTGCCGCTGATGGTCAAGCCGGCGCAGGCGGCGTTCGCCGGCGTCGCGCCGCGCCTGCGCGAGGCGGCCGCGCTGCTGGGCCACCGGCCGTGGGCCGTGTTCTGGCGCATCGACGTGCCGCTGGCGCGCCGCGGCGTGGCGGCCGGGCTGGTGCTGGCGCTGGGGCGCGGGCTGGGCGAAGTCGGCCTGTCGCTGATGCTGGGCGGCAACATCGCCGGGCGCACCGAGACGCTGTCGCTGGCCATCTACAACCACGTCATGGACGGCAACCTGGCCTGCGCCAACGGGCTGTCCCTGCTGCTGGGCGCGGTGGCGCTGGCGGCTTTCTTCATTCTTCGCCGCTGGGGGGCGCTGTGA
- a CDS encoding YbaB/EbfC family nucleoid-associated protein yields MFNKGQLAGLMKQAQAMQDNLKKAQDELGSIEVEGEAGAGLVKVLMTCKHDVKRVTIDPSLLAEDKDMLEDLVAAAFNAAVRRAEETSQEKMGKLTAGMPGLPPGMKFPF; encoded by the coding sequence ATGTTCAACAAGGGACAGCTCGCCGGCCTGATGAAGCAGGCCCAGGCCATGCAGGACAACCTCAAGAAGGCGCAGGACGAGCTGGGCAGCATCGAGGTCGAAGGCGAGGCCGGCGCCGGCCTGGTCAAGGTGCTGATGACCTGCAAGCACGACGTCAAGCGCGTGACCATCGACCCCAGCCTGCTGGCCGAAGACAAGGACATGCTGGAAGACCTGGTGGCGGCCGCCTTTAACGCTGCCGTGCGCCGCGCCGAGGAGACCTCGCAGGAAAAGATGGGCAAGCTCACGGCCGGCATGCCGGGGCTGCCGCCGGGCATGAAATTCCCGTTTTGA
- the recR gene encoding recombination mediator RecR — protein sequence MSDTSSLDALIQALRRLPGVGQKSAQRMAFHLLQHDRGGAQMLSQALAQAAGNVRHCARCHTFTEAAVCEVCQDPGRDATRLLVVETPADQAAMERTGAFKGLYFVLMGRLSPLDGVGPRDIGVQQLLERAADGVVQEVILATSFTAEGEATAHALGEALKRRGVSVTRLARGVPVGSELEYVDLGTIAHALAERR from the coding sequence ATGTCTGACACTAGTTCGCTGGATGCGCTGATCCAGGCCCTGCGGCGGCTGCCGGGGGTGGGGCAGAAGTCGGCGCAGCGCATGGCGTTTCATCTGCTGCAGCACGACCGCGGGGGCGCGCAGATGCTGTCGCAGGCGCTGGCGCAGGCGGCGGGCAACGTGCGGCACTGTGCGCGCTGCCACACCTTTACCGAGGCGGCGGTCTGCGAGGTCTGCCAGGACCCGGGGCGCGATGCCACGCGGCTGCTGGTGGTGGAGACGCCTGCCGACCAGGCGGCCATGGAGCGCACGGGCGCCTTCAAGGGGCTGTACTTCGTGCTCATGGGCCGGCTGTCGCCGCTGGACGGCGTGGGCCCGCGCGACATCGGCGTGCAGCAGCTGCTGGAGCGCGCCGCCGATGGCGTGGTGCAGGAGGTCATCCTGGCCACCAGCTTCACCGCTGAGGGCGAGGCCACGGCCCACGCCCTGGGCGAGGCGCTCAAGCGCCGCGGCGTCAGCGTCACGCGCCTGGCGCGCGGCGTGCCCGTGGGCAGCGAGCTGGAATACGTGGACCTGGGCACCATCGCCCACGCCCTGGCCGAGCGGCGCTAG
- the modD gene encoding ModD protein: MSLHSVFFDQASIDAWIAEDAPLLDLTTHLLAVGAAHARIEWRVRGPSVAACTEEAARVVQTCGGHVEQIVASGSALVDGDLLLSATGAASGLLRAWKVAQNLLEYACGVAHATQRMVQAVQAADPRVAVLTTRKHAPGLRRIALKATLAGGAFPHRLGVGETVLVFGQHRALLEAGWQGLAARLDRVAPALAEKHCVIEAHSLEEALQAASAGADVVQFDKATPQQLRAWCPPLRAQHPALGILAAGGIRPDNAADYAATGVDALVTSSLHHAPPADVSVRVARAGR; this comes from the coding sequence GTGAGTCTGCATTCCGTTTTTTTCGACCAGGCCAGCATCGACGCGTGGATCGCCGAGGACGCGCCGCTGCTGGACCTGACCACGCACCTGTTGGCGGTGGGCGCCGCGCACGCCCGCATCGAGTGGCGCGTGCGCGGCCCCAGTGTCGCCGCCTGCACCGAGGAGGCCGCGCGCGTCGTGCAGACCTGCGGCGGGCATGTCGAGCAGATCGTCGCCAGCGGCTCGGCGCTGGTTGATGGCGACCTGCTGCTGTCCGCCACCGGCGCCGCCAGCGGCCTGCTGCGTGCCTGGAAGGTAGCGCAAAACCTGCTGGAATACGCCTGCGGCGTGGCCCACGCCACGCAGCGCATGGTGCAGGCCGTGCAGGCAGCCGACCCGCGCGTGGCGGTGCTGACCACGCGCAAGCACGCGCCGGGCCTGCGCCGCATCGCCTTGAAGGCGACGCTCGCCGGCGGGGCCTTCCCGCACCGCCTGGGCGTGGGCGAGACGGTGCTGGTCTTCGGCCAGCATCGGGCGCTGCTGGAGGCCGGCTGGCAGGGCCTGGCGGCGCGGCTGGACCGGGTGGCGCCGGCGCTGGCCGAGAAGCACTGCGTGATCGAGGCGCACAGCCTGGAGGAGGCGCTGCAGGCAGCGTCCGCCGGCGCCGACGTGGTGCAGTTCGACAAGGCCACGCCGCAGCAGCTGCGCGCCTGGTGCCCGCCACTGCGCGCCCAGCACCCGGCGCTCGGCATCCTGGCGGCCGGCGGCATCCGGCCGGACAACGCGGCCGACTACGCTGCCACGGGCGTCGACGCGCTGGTCACCAGCAGCCTGCACCATGCGCCTCCTGCCGATGTGTCGGTACGGGTCGCGAGGGCAGGGCGGTGA
- a CDS encoding hybrid sensor histidine kinase/response regulator, whose protein sequence is MSDTLPSSSQFPHAPGVMSAKVRAFDWAGHPLGPTEGWPLALRIVLDFMLASHFPKCLVWGPERTVFYNDAYRPLLGDKPDPLGRPFQEMWHETWEEVRPMAERAEAGEATFLQDKFFVVQRNGYPEHTWFTFCFSPLRDERGAVGGWAVTVIETTQTHVAQQQLRAAASSLEHQVALRTADRDRLWALSDALMIVSRFDGVIVAANPGWTQALGWGELETVGRHVRAFVFEGDTTALDAEGNLLRTVAQRRQVHMRFLRRDGQVRTIAWSVVAADGFLHAVGRDETEELQRSEQLSEAQERLRQGQKMEAIGQLTGGIAHDFNNMLQGIVLPLQLMQRRLQQGRGQEVQGYIEAALASARRAASLTQRLLAFSRRQPLDVRPTDVAAMLQGLETMLRSSCSENVELVIDAQPEGLWPVRTDMHQLENAVLNLAINARDAMPGGGTLRLAVCNETVGGGHDMARGRSGMAAGDYVRLSVADTGTGMSADVIERAFDPFFTTKPIGLGTGLGLSMIYGYMRQTGGAVEIESREGGGTTVHLYLPRSEQQAQEEPPPALSPQPQARRRDSVLVVEDDNTVRALVVELLHDMGFQVMQAASGAEAMALLSGALQYDLLITDVGLPGPNGRQVADFARERLPAIRVLLMTGYAERASMGDGLLGAAMELIVKPFDAPAFVHKVQQIMQHEG, encoded by the coding sequence ATGTCCGACACGTTGCCTTCATCGTCCCAGTTTCCGCACGCCCCCGGCGTGATGAGCGCCAAGGTGCGCGCGTTCGACTGGGCCGGCCATCCGCTGGGGCCCACCGAAGGCTGGCCGCTGGCGCTGCGCATCGTGCTGGATTTCATGTTGGCCTCGCATTTTCCCAAGTGCCTGGTGTGGGGCCCCGAGCGCACCGTTTTCTACAACGACGCCTACCGCCCGCTGCTGGGCGACAAGCCCGACCCGCTGGGCCGCCCCTTCCAGGAGATGTGGCACGAGACCTGGGAGGAGGTGCGTCCCATGGCCGAGCGCGCCGAGGCCGGTGAGGCCACCTTCTTGCAAGACAAGTTTTTCGTGGTGCAGCGCAACGGCTACCCCGAACACACCTGGTTCACCTTCTGCTTCAGCCCGCTGCGCGACGAGCGCGGTGCGGTGGGCGGCTGGGCGGTGACGGTGATCGAGACCACGCAAACCCATGTGGCGCAGCAGCAGCTGCGCGCCGCGGCCAGTTCGCTGGAGCATCAGGTCGCCCTGCGCACCGCCGACCGCGACCGGCTGTGGGCGCTGTCGGACGCGCTGATGATCGTCTCGCGCTTTGACGGCGTGATCGTGGCCGCCAACCCCGGCTGGACGCAGGCGCTGGGCTGGGGCGAGCTGGAGACCGTGGGCCGGCACGTGCGCGCTTTCGTGTTCGAGGGCGACACCACGGCGCTGGATGCCGAGGGCAACCTGCTGCGCACCGTGGCGCAGCGGCGCCAGGTGCACATGCGTTTTCTGCGCCGCGACGGCCAGGTGCGCACCATCGCCTGGTCGGTGGTGGCGGCCGACGGCTTTTTGCACGCCGTAGGACGCGACGAGACCGAGGAGCTGCAGCGCAGCGAGCAGCTGAGCGAAGCGCAGGAGCGCCTGCGCCAGGGCCAGAAGATGGAGGCCATCGGCCAGCTGACCGGCGGCATCGCGCACGACTTCAACAACATGCTGCAGGGCATCGTGCTGCCGCTGCAGCTGATGCAGCGGCGCCTGCAGCAGGGGCGCGGCCAGGAGGTGCAGGGCTACATCGAGGCCGCCCTGGCCTCGGCGCGGCGCGCCGCCTCGCTCACGCAGCGGCTGCTGGCGTTTTCGCGGCGCCAGCCGCTGGATGTGCGCCCGACCGACGTGGCCGCCATGCTGCAGGGCCTGGAGACCATGCTGCGCAGCAGCTGCAGCGAGAACGTGGAGCTGGTCATCGACGCGCAGCCCGAAGGCCTGTGGCCCGTGCGCACCGACATGCACCAGCTGGAGAACGCCGTGCTCAACCTGGCCATCAACGCGCGCGACGCCATGCCCGGCGGCGGCACGCTGCGCCTGGCCGTGTGCAACGAGACCGTGGGAGGTGGGCACGACATGGCCCGGGGCCGCAGCGGCATGGCCGCCGGCGACTACGTGCGCCTGAGCGTGGCCGACACCGGCACCGGCATGTCGGCCGACGTCATCGAGCGCGCCTTCGACCCCTTCTTCACCACCAAGCCCATCGGCCTGGGCACGGGCCTGGGCCTGTCCATGATCTACGGCTACATGCGCCAGACGGGCGGGGCGGTGGAGATCGAAAGCCGCGAGGGCGGCGGCACCACCGTGCACCTGTACCTGCCGCGCAGCGAGCAGCAGGCGCAGGAGGAGCCGCCCCCGGCGTTGAGCCCCCAGCCGCAGGCGCGCCGGCGCGACTCGGTGCTGGTGGTGGAGGACGACAACACGGTACGCGCCCTGGTGGTGGAGCTGCTGCACGACATGGGCTTTCAGGTCATGCAGGCGGCCAGCGGCGCCGAGGCCATGGCGCTGCTGTCCGGCGCGCTGCAGTACGACCTGCTCATCACCGACGTGGGCCTGCCCGGCCCCAACGGCCGGCAGGTGGCCGACTTCGCGCGCGAGCGGCTGCCGGCCATCCGCGTGCTGCTGATGACCGGCTACGCCGAGCGCGCCTCCATGGGCGACGGGCTGCTGGGCGCGGCCATGGAGCTGATCGTCAAGCCCTTTGATGCGCCGGCCTTCGTGCACAAGGTGCAGCAGATCATGCAGCACGAGGGTTGA
- the modA gene encoding molybdate ABC transporter substrate-binding protein — protein MMRRLFLACAAVLCAAPAWSAGEGDSLLVAAGAGYRRPVLQLLEDFSRTSGIRAEASFGNMKQVETQARQNPDIALLIGDKAFLEPMGLAERFELLGKGRLVLVTRKGLELKEVADLRDPRFARIALPDRTKAVYGNAASTCLQRTGLAEPLAARLLEVATVPQVGAYVATGEVDAGFVNVTEGQALQGRIGTLIEAPQHCYAPIELSAGVLKGRGDVPAVRAFVEYLTSPAARAVLQRHGM, from the coding sequence ATGATGCGACGTCTGTTCCTGGCCTGTGCGGCCGTTCTGTGCGCGGCGCCCGCCTGGTCCGCCGGCGAGGGCGACAGCCTGCTGGTGGCCGCCGGCGCCGGCTACCGCCGGCCGGTGCTGCAGCTGCTGGAGGATTTCTCCCGGACCAGCGGCATCCGCGCCGAGGCCAGCTTCGGCAACATGAAACAGGTCGAAACCCAGGCGCGGCAGAACCCGGACATCGCCCTGTTGATCGGTGACAAGGCCTTCCTGGAGCCCATGGGCCTGGCCGAGCGCTTCGAGCTGCTGGGCAAGGGCCGGCTGGTGCTGGTCACGCGCAAGGGCCTGGAGCTGAAAGAAGTGGCGGATCTGCGCGATCCGCGCTTTGCCCGCATCGCGCTGCCCGACCGCACCAAGGCGGTGTATGGCAACGCCGCCAGCACCTGCCTGCAGCGCACCGGCCTGGCCGAGCCGCTGGCGGCGCGCCTGCTGGAGGTGGCCACCGTGCCCCAGGTCGGCGCCTACGTCGCCACTGGCGAGGTAGACGCGGGCTTTGTCAACGTCACCGAGGGCCAGGCGCTGCAGGGCCGCATCGGCACGCTGATCGAGGCGCCGCAGCACTGCTACGCGCCCATCGAGCTGAGCGCCGGCGTGCTCAAGGGGCGCGGCGACGTGCCGGCGGTGCGCGCCTTCGTCGAGTACCTGACCTCACCCGCGGCGCGCGCGGTGCTGCAGCGCCACGGCATGTGA
- a CDS encoding DUF364 domain-containing protein: MLTTAVPAPVPPARPGRIAQGRAATAGALLAELHADVEQHLGDTLARRRLARAVLGVFFTGVQLDNGVGGLAATPIQDIPAAVCCPSSALAMPTPGRLAGRPVAEVLQDLQHTQPLRRALAIATLNALAETLWRQGGAPAGARVVEGDGFDALAIAPGEQVVVVGAFGPYLRALRQRGQPYHVVERDPATLRLQELPHFVPAGRVAEVLPQADVLLTTATTLTNGTLEGLLALLRPGARAAVVGPTATLRLAPFARRGATVVGGTRVLDARAMLDLLAEGASGYHLFGRSVQRVCLCS; the protein is encoded by the coding sequence ATGCTGACCACCGCTGTCCCCGCCCCGGTGCCGCCGGCCCGCCCCGGCCGCATCGCGCAGGGCCGGGCCGCCACGGCCGGCGCGCTGCTAGCCGAGCTGCATGCCGACGTGGAGCAGCACCTGGGTGACACGCTGGCGCGGCGGCGGCTGGCGCGCGCCGTGCTGGGCGTATTTTTCACCGGCGTGCAGCTGGACAACGGCGTCGGCGGCCTGGCTGCCACGCCGATCCAGGACATTCCGGCGGCCGTGTGCTGCCCCAGCTCCGCCCTGGCCATGCCCACGCCCGGGCGCCTGGCCGGCCGGCCGGTGGCCGAGGTGCTGCAGGACCTGCAGCACACCCAGCCGCTGCGCCGCGCCCTGGCCATCGCCACGCTGAACGCGCTGGCCGAGACCCTGTGGCGCCAGGGTGGCGCGCCCGCCGGCGCGCGCGTGGTCGAGGGCGATGGCTTCGACGCCCTGGCCATCGCGCCGGGCGAGCAGGTGGTGGTGGTCGGCGCCTTCGGGCCGTATCTGCGCGCGCTGCGCCAGCGGGGCCAGCCATACCACGTCGTCGAGCGCGACCCGGCCACGCTGCGGCTGCAGGAGCTGCCGCACTTCGTGCCCGCCGGCCGCGTGGCAGAGGTGCTGCCGCAGGCCGACGTGCTGCTGACCACCGCCACCACGCTCACCAACGGCACCCTGGAAGGCCTGCTGGCGCTGCTGCGCCCAGGGGCGCGCGCCGCCGTGGTCGGGCCCACCGCCACGCTGCGCCTGGCGCCCTTCGCGCGCCGCGGCGCCACGGTGGTCGGCGGCACGCGCGTACTGGACGCCCGCGCCATGCTGGATTTGCTGGCCGAGGGCGCGTCGGGCTACCACCTGTTCGGCCGCTCGGTGCAGCGCGTGTGCCTGTGCAGCTGA
- the dnaX gene encoding DNA polymerase III subunit gamma/tau has protein sequence MSYLVLARKYRPRTFSEMVGQEHVVQALTNALTQQRLHHAYLFTGTRGVGKTTVSRILAKSLNCQGPDGQGGITATPCGVCPACTAIDAGRFPDYTELDAASNRGVDEVQGLLEQAVYKPVQGRFKVFMIDEVHMLTNTAFNAMLKTLEEPPEYLKFVLATTDPQKVPVTVLSRCLQFNLRPMAPEVVLEHLGHVLGAEGIAAEPQALRLLSRAARGSMRDALSLTDQAIAFGGGQLQEAAVRQMLGSVDRSHVFALIEALARSDGQAVLHTCEVLRMHGLSAASTLEEMSAVLQRMAVLQAVPQRAAQADPSDPDAPEIARLAALLPADETQLLYSICLHGRTELGLAPDEYAALTMALLRLLAFKPAQGPGQSTPQPGPAEKKTLSPAPAEPAPSAAPARPAAPMQAPPAAAPAPAAPAPRPEPSQALPPADAHPAVRLPVRAPEEIGRKQAPTPASTAQAATETVAVPVRTAPEPGARTQPLRGAGGLPASEPLVRTEEGDVWHATVQRLVEDGAITALPRELALQSQLIARDGEHWLLRIERESLNQGAAHERLRAALEAAGCARQISVEVGRISDSPARRNAHAATERQRRAEAIVHADPYVQDLMREFGAKIVPGSIRPA, from the coding sequence ATGTCGTACCTCGTGCTTGCCCGCAAATACCGTCCCAGGACCTTCTCCGAGATGGTGGGCCAGGAGCACGTGGTGCAGGCGCTGACCAACGCGCTGACCCAGCAGCGGCTGCACCACGCCTACCTCTTTACCGGCACGCGCGGCGTGGGCAAGACCACCGTCTCGCGCATCCTTGCCAAGTCGCTCAACTGCCAGGGGCCGGACGGGCAGGGCGGCATCACCGCCACGCCTTGCGGCGTGTGCCCGGCCTGCACGGCTATCGACGCCGGCCGTTTTCCCGACTACACCGAGCTGGATGCGGCGTCCAACCGCGGCGTGGACGAGGTGCAGGGCCTGCTGGAGCAGGCGGTGTACAAGCCGGTGCAGGGGCGCTTCAAGGTCTTCATGATCGACGAAGTGCACATGCTCACCAACACGGCGTTCAACGCCATGCTCAAGACGCTGGAAGAGCCGCCCGAGTACCTGAAGTTCGTGCTGGCCACGACCGATCCGCAGAAGGTGCCGGTCACCGTGCTCTCGCGCTGCCTGCAGTTCAACCTGCGCCCCATGGCGCCCGAGGTGGTGCTGGAGCACCTGGGCCACGTGCTGGGCGCCGAGGGCATCGCCGCCGAGCCGCAGGCGCTGCGCCTGCTGTCGCGCGCTGCGCGCGGCTCCATGCGCGACGCGCTGTCGCTGACCGACCAGGCGATTGCCTTCGGTGGCGGCCAGCTGCAGGAAGCCGCGGTGCGCCAGATGCTGGGCAGCGTGGACCGCAGCCACGTCTTCGCGCTGATCGAGGCGCTCGCGCGCAGCGATGGCCAGGCCGTGCTGCACACCTGCGAAGTGCTGCGCATGCACGGCCTGTCGGCGGCCAGCACGCTGGAGGAGATGAGCGCCGTGCTGCAGCGCATGGCCGTGCTGCAGGCCGTGCCCCAAAGGGCTGCCCAGGCCGATCCCAGCGACCCGGACGCCCCCGAGATCGCCCGCCTGGCCGCCCTGCTGCCGGCCGACGAGACGCAGCTGCTCTACAGCATCTGCCTGCACGGGCGCACCGAGCTGGGCCTGGCGCCGGACGAGTACGCCGCGCTGACCATGGCGCTGCTGCGACTGCTGGCCTTCAAGCCCGCCCAGGGCCCGGGGCAGTCAACGCCGCAGCCCGGCCCGGCTGAAAAAAAAACTCTGAGCCCCGCGCCGGCTGAGCCGGCCCCCAGTGCGGCGCCGGCACGGCCGGCCGCGCCCATGCAGGCGCCCCCCGCTGCTGCGCCCGCCCCCGCCGCCCCGGCGCCCCGGCCCGAGCCGTCCCAGGCTCTGCCACCCGCCGACGCGCACCCGGCTGTGCGCCTGCCCGTGCGGGCTCCGGAAGAAATTGGACGAAAACAGGCTCCAACGCCCGCCAGTACTGCGCAAGCAGCTACGGAAACCGTAGCGGTTCCGGTGCGCACCGCACCCGAACCGGGCGCCCGCACCCAGCCCCTGCGGGGCGCCGGTGGCCTGCCGGCGTCCGAGCCGCTGGTGCGCACCGAGGAGGGCGATGTCTGGCACGCCACGGTGCAGCGCCTGGTCGAAGACGGCGCCATTACTGCACTGCCGCGCGAGCTGGCGCTGCAGTCGCAGCTGATCGCCCGCGACGGCGAGCACTGGCTGCTGCGCATCGAGCGCGAGTCGCTGAACCAGGGCGCCGCGCACGAGCGCCTGCGCGCCGCGCTGGAGGCTGCCGGCTGCGCCAGGCAGATCAGCGTCGAGGTGGGCCGCATCAGCGACAGCCCGGCGCGGCGCAACGCCCACGCCGCCACCGAACGCCAGCGGCGCGCCGAGGCCATCGTCCACGCCGACCCCTACGTGCAGGACCTGATGCGCGAATTCGGGGCCAAAATCGTGCCGGGCAGCATCCGGCCGGCATAG